From Microbacterium sp. YJN-G, a single genomic window includes:
- a CDS encoding adenylyltransferase/cytidyltransferase family protein, which translates to MTETVKKHQDYNPGPRVGITFSTFDLLHAGHIMMLAEAKRQCDYLICGLQMDPTLDRPEKNAPTQTVVERYIQLRGCEYVDEIVPYSTEQDLEDILRSFKLDVRIVGDEYIDRDFTGRTYCEEAGIELYFNSRDHRFSSSGLRKIVAAKEAERLSRA; encoded by the coding sequence ATGACCGAGACCGTCAAGAAGCACCAGGACTACAACCCTGGACCGCGGGTGGGGATCACCTTCTCCACCTTCGATCTGCTGCACGCCGGGCACATCATGATGCTCGCCGAGGCCAAGCGGCAGTGCGACTATCTGATCTGCGGCCTGCAGATGGATCCGACGCTCGACCGCCCCGAGAAGAACGCCCCGACGCAGACCGTCGTCGAGCGCTACATCCAGCTGCGCGGCTGCGAGTACGTCGACGAGATCGTGCCGTACTCGACCGAGCAGGACCTCGAAGACATCCTGCGCTCGTTCAAGCTCGACGTGCGCATCGTCGGCGACGAGTACATCGACCGCGACTTCACCGGCCGCACCTACTGCGAAGAGGCCGGCATCGAGCTGTACTTCAACAGCCGCGACCACCGCTTCTCGAGCTCGGGGCTGCGCAAGATCGTCGCCGCCAAAGAGGCCGAGCGCCTCTCGCGCGCCTGA
- a CDS encoding LacI family DNA-binding transcriptional regulator, producing the protein MSRSKRVTIADIARQAGVSPGAVSFALNGRPGVSEETRQRILAIADQHDWRPSSTARALVGARAGVVGFAVNRPARTLGTEAFFTDLIAGAQSALAQHRIGLQLVVVPSIDEEMDTYRRWRRANQVDGVFVLDPRDGDPRPALLRSLGLPSVTIGGQPSREDAPATIWIDDAAAADSVFGYLAGLGHRHIVYLSGPAEYEHARLRAGVLRGLSERGVVGEVLETDYSPAQVSAVMRMLLSRRERPSAVVFDNDVMAIAGLRITQEMGVAVPGELSLASFDDSVVTGLVHPAITCLTRDTFTLGERAAEFLLEQLDAPETLLDRTGPVPVLTVRESTGRPAVA; encoded by the coding sequence ATGTCACGGTCCAAGCGTGTCACCATCGCGGACATCGCGCGACAGGCGGGAGTGTCCCCCGGCGCGGTGTCCTTCGCGCTGAACGGGCGCCCCGGAGTCAGTGAAGAGACCCGGCAGCGCATCCTCGCGATCGCCGATCAGCACGACTGGCGGCCCAGCTCGACCGCGCGCGCCCTGGTCGGCGCCCGCGCCGGTGTCGTCGGCTTCGCCGTCAACCGTCCCGCACGCACCCTCGGCACCGAGGCGTTCTTCACCGACCTCATCGCCGGTGCGCAGTCGGCACTCGCTCAGCACCGCATCGGACTGCAGCTGGTGGTCGTGCCATCGATCGACGAGGAGATGGACACCTACCGGCGGTGGCGCCGGGCGAACCAGGTCGACGGGGTGTTCGTGCTCGACCCGCGAGACGGCGACCCGCGTCCCGCGCTGCTGCGCTCGCTCGGGCTGCCGTCGGTCACGATCGGCGGTCAGCCCTCGCGTGAGGATGCGCCCGCGACCATCTGGATCGACGACGCCGCCGCGGCCGACTCGGTGTTCGGCTACCTCGCAGGGCTCGGCCACCGCCACATCGTCTACCTCTCCGGTCCCGCCGAGTACGAGCACGCCCGCCTGCGCGCCGGCGTGCTGCGCGGCCTGAGCGAGCGCGGAGTCGTCGGCGAGGTGCTCGAGACCGACTACTCGCCCGCGCAGGTCTCGGCGGTGATGCGGATGCTGCTGAGCCGGCGCGAACGCCCCTCGGCCGTCGTGTTCGACAACGACGTGATGGCGATCGCGGGGCTGCGCATCACGCAGGAGATGGGCGTCGCGGTGCCGGGCGAGCTGTCGCTGGCATCGTTCGACGACTCGGTCGTCACCGGGCTCGTGCACCCCGCGATCACCTGCCTGACCAGGGATACGTTCACCCTGGGCGAGCGCGCCGCGGAGTTCCTGCTCGAGCAGCTCGACGCGCCCGAGACGCTGCTCGACCGCACGGGGCCCGTGCCGGTGCTCACCGTGCGGGAGAGCACCGGCAGGCCTGCGGTGGCGTGA
- a CDS encoding MFS transporter, with product MGGRDDRARRRLSRTTPPGAIVAALAYVGLCSAFMFTLVVPLQAELPVLLDATREDTSWVVTITLLVAAIATPISGRLGDMYGKRRVVVALLALLVIGSVIAALSPSIAGVIIGRALQGATTGVVPLGIAILRDVLAPARLGTAVALISATMGVGGAVGMPVAALVAEYADWHSLFWLSAGLGVIGVAVVLLIVPDDVLRSPGRLDVIGALGLAVGLTGLLLYVSRGAEWGWAAPVSLACVIGGILVLLLWGWYQLRATNPLLDLRVAARPAVLFTNIAAIGMGFALFSSNVTFPQLLELPVETGSGLGLDMFSAALVVATSGVMMMVISPLSGWLERVVGARLLFTVGTAAIVLAYVFVLLWSTEVWHLLVCNILIGIGIGFTFAAMPMIIMRSVPADETGASNGLNALFRSVGTSAASAVMGGVLAAMSIQVDGRAIPTREAFEVCFWLAIVAGVIGFVLTLLIPKRPIEQHPALPG from the coding sequence ATGGGCGGGCGAGACGACAGGGCGAGACGGCGGCTCTCTCGCACCACCCCGCCGGGCGCCATCGTCGCCGCACTCGCGTACGTCGGCCTGTGCTCGGCGTTCATGTTCACGCTGGTCGTGCCGCTGCAGGCGGAGCTGCCCGTGCTGCTCGACGCCACCCGCGAGGACACCTCATGGGTGGTCACCATCACCTTGCTGGTGGCGGCGATCGCGACCCCGATCTCGGGCCGGCTCGGCGACATGTACGGCAAGCGCCGCGTGGTCGTCGCTCTGCTGGCACTGCTCGTGATCGGTTCGGTGATCGCGGCGCTGTCGCCCTCGATCGCCGGCGTCATCATCGGTCGTGCCCTGCAGGGTGCGACGACGGGCGTGGTGCCGCTGGGCATCGCGATCCTGCGCGACGTGCTGGCACCGGCGCGGCTCGGCACGGCCGTCGCGCTCATCAGCGCGACGATGGGTGTCGGCGGCGCCGTCGGGATGCCGGTCGCAGCGCTCGTCGCCGAGTACGCCGACTGGCACTCGCTGTTCTGGCTCTCTGCCGGCCTCGGCGTGATCGGCGTGGCCGTCGTGCTGCTGATCGTGCCCGACGACGTGCTGCGCTCGCCCGGTCGCCTGGATGTCATCGGAGCCCTCGGCCTCGCGGTCGGACTCACCGGTCTGCTGTTGTACGTCTCGCGCGGGGCGGAATGGGGCTGGGCTGCCCCGGTCTCACTGGCGTGCGTGATCGGCGGCATCCTGGTGCTGCTGCTGTGGGGCTGGTACCAGCTGAGGGCCACGAACCCGCTGCTCGACCTGCGGGTCGCCGCCCGCCCCGCGGTGCTGTTCACGAACATCGCCGCGATCGGCATGGGGTTCGCGCTGTTCTCCTCGAACGTGACCTTCCCCCAGCTGCTCGAGCTTCCGGTCGAGACCGGATCGGGGCTGGGCCTGGACATGTTCTCGGCCGCTCTGGTCGTGGCGACCTCGGGCGTGATGATGATGGTGATCTCACCGCTTTCGGGCTGGCTGGAGCGCGTCGTGGGCGCACGCCTGCTCTTCACGGTGGGCACCGCGGCGATCGTGCTGGCGTACGTGTTCGTGCTGCTGTGGTCCACCGAGGTGTGGCATCTGCTGGTCTGCAACATCCTGATCGGCATCGGCATCGGGTTCACCTTCGCGGCGATGCCGATGATCATCATGCGCTCGGTGCCGGCCGACGAGACCGGTGCGTCGAACGGCCTCAACGCACTGTTCCGCTCGGTGGGCACCTCGGCCGCATCGGCGGTCATGGGCGGCGTCCTCGCGGCGATGAGCATCCAGGTCGACGGGCGCGCCATCCCGACGCGTGAGGCGTTCGAGGTGTGCTTCTGGCTGGCGATCGTCGCGGGGGTGATCGGCTTCGTGTTGACGCTGCTCATCCCGAAGCGGCCGATCGAGCAGCATCCCGCGCTGCCGGGCTGA
- a CDS encoding glycine--tRNA ligase, whose translation MAEQSRLDKVIALARHRGFVFQAGEIYGGSRSAWDYGPLGTELKENIRRQWWQTFVRGRGDMVGLDSSIILPKRVWEASGHVATFSDPLVECLQCHKRHREDHLIEAYEAKKGRKPENGMADIVCPDCGTRGKWTEPKSFSGLVKTYLGVVDDESGLHYMRPETAQGIFVNFANVLTASRKKPPFGIGQVGKAFRNEITPGNFIFRTREFEQMEIEYFVPPAEAQEWFEHWVQACWDWFVDLGIDPENMRQFDVPEDERAHYSAGTIDFEYRFGFPGKEWGELMGVANRTDFDLSSHTEASGQSLTYFDQASGERYTPYVIEPSFGLTRSMMAFLVDAYEEEEVPNAKGGTDTRTVLKLDPRLAPVKVAVLPLSRNERLSPLAREVADTLRGSWTVDFDDAGAIGRRYRRQDEVGTPFCVTVDFDSLDDNAVTVRDRDTMGQERIPIDGLQTYLAERLRGA comes from the coding sequence GTGGCCGAACAGTCCCGTCTTGACAAGGTCATCGCCCTCGCCCGCCATCGCGGGTTCGTCTTCCAAGCGGGTGAGATCTACGGCGGTTCCCGGTCGGCCTGGGACTACGGCCCCCTCGGCACCGAGCTGAAGGAGAACATCCGGCGGCAGTGGTGGCAGACCTTCGTGCGCGGTCGCGGCGACATGGTGGGCCTGGACTCATCGATCATCCTGCCCAAGCGCGTCTGGGAGGCATCCGGCCACGTCGCCACCTTCAGCGACCCGCTGGTGGAGTGCCTGCAGTGCCACAAGCGTCACCGCGAGGACCACCTCATCGAGGCGTACGAGGCGAAGAAGGGTCGCAAGCCCGAGAACGGCATGGCCGACATCGTCTGCCCCGACTGCGGCACCCGCGGCAAGTGGACCGAGCCGAAGTCGTTCTCCGGCCTGGTGAAGACCTACCTCGGCGTCGTGGATGACGAGTCTGGTCTGCACTACATGCGCCCCGAGACCGCGCAGGGCATCTTCGTGAACTTCGCGAACGTGCTCACCGCCTCGCGCAAGAAGCCGCCGTTCGGCATCGGCCAGGTCGGCAAGGCATTCCGCAACGAGATCACCCCCGGAAACTTCATCTTCCGCACCCGCGAGTTCGAGCAGATGGAGATCGAGTACTTCGTGCCGCCGGCCGAGGCGCAGGAGTGGTTCGAGCACTGGGTGCAGGCGTGCTGGGATTGGTTCGTCGACCTGGGTATCGACCCCGAGAACATGCGCCAGTTCGACGTTCCCGAGGACGAGCGTGCGCACTACTCCGCCGGCACCATCGACTTCGAGTACCGCTTCGGCTTCCCGGGCAAGGAGTGGGGCGAGCTCATGGGCGTCGCCAACCGCACCGACTTCGACCTGTCCAGCCACACCGAGGCGTCGGGCCAGAGCCTGACGTACTTCGACCAGGCGTCGGGTGAGCGCTACACCCCGTACGTGATCGAGCCGTCCTTCGGTCTGACACGCTCGATGATGGCCTTCCTCGTCGACGCGTACGAGGAGGAAGAGGTGCCCAACGCCAAGGGCGGCACCGACACCCGCACGGTGCTCAAGCTCGACCCGCGCCTGGCTCCCGTCAAGGTCGCCGTGCTGCCCCTGTCGCGCAACGAGCGCCTCTCGCCGCTGGCGCGCGAGGTGGCCGACACGCTGCGCGGCAGCTGGACCGTCGACTTCGACGACGCCGGTGCCATCGGACGCCGCTACCGCCGCCAGGACGAGGTCGGCACCCCGTTCTGCGTCACCGTCGACTTCGACTCCCTCGACGACAACGCGGTCACCGTACGCGACCGCGACACGATGGGTCAGGAGCGCATCCCGATCGACGGCCTGCAGACCTACCTCGCCGAGCGCCTGCGCGGAGCCTGA
- a CDS encoding ABC transporter substrate-binding protein, translating into MTSSSTYGLPWYLGSDESWWNMAQLGEYGVTEADLPTTTDAWLELAKKVAADSNGKVKLVSSMPGLDTFVSADIDIMDDDGTFVFNTPEAVKIIEQYADAYKAGAMPPESLTGSYGGNAEMYLQEKVAYSTGGSGFAGDLRTKAPTLLEHTVATPRPGIPPLFVQGVNVAADSDNKAAALAFAEFVTNQENQVEFVKLAVGFAPGTAEGAEEVVSAVEGDLDPAQAQAMKVMFDAIPEAEATPFQWTGAMTDYLNQQMALAIRGDARAKETLDKIVAYANDNRIDQ; encoded by the coding sequence GTGACATCCAGTTCCACCTACGGTCTGCCCTGGTACCTGGGCAGCGACGAGTCGTGGTGGAACATGGCGCAGCTCGGCGAGTACGGCGTGACCGAGGCCGACCTGCCCACCACCACCGACGCGTGGCTCGAGCTGGCCAAGAAGGTCGCGGCCGACTCGAACGGCAAGGTCAAGCTCGTCTCGTCGATGCCTGGTCTCGACACCTTCGTCTCGGCCGACATCGACATCATGGATGACGACGGCACCTTCGTGTTCAACACCCCCGAGGCAGTGAAGATCATCGAGCAGTACGCCGACGCCTACAAGGCCGGCGCCATGCCGCCCGAGTCGCTGACCGGCAGCTACGGCGGCAACGCCGAGATGTACCTGCAGGAGAAGGTGGCCTACTCCACCGGCGGCTCCGGTTTCGCGGGCGACCTGCGCACCAAGGCCCCGACGCTGCTCGAGCACACCGTCGCGACGCCGCGCCCCGGCATCCCGCCGCTGTTCGTGCAGGGAGTGAACGTCGCCGCCGACTCCGACAACAAGGCCGCGGCGCTCGCCTTCGCCGAGTTCGTCACGAACCAGGAGAACCAGGTCGAGTTCGTCAAGCTCGCGGTCGGCTTCGCGCCCGGCACTGCTGAGGGCGCCGAAGAGGTCGTCAGCGCCGTCGAGGGCGACCTCGATCCGGCACAGGCCCAGGCGATGAAGGTCATGTTCGACGCGATCCCCGAGGCCGAGGCCACCCCGTTCCAGTGGACCGGTGCGATGACCGACTACCTCAACCAGCAGATGGCGCTCGCGATCCGCGGCGACGCCCGGGCCAAGGAGACGCTCGACAAGATCGTCGCCTACGCCAACGACAACCGAATCGACCAGTGA
- a CDS encoding GNAT family N-acetyltransferase yields MRTIRDLDTVELIIDAQGLLDSIRGPERVIDAGTLRALQQSGNYVVGLFDGDDGDERMVGASVAFFGAPGRRTMHSHITALIPEYRGRGWGRELKEHQRQWAFSREVGHITWTFDPLVARNAHFFLTVLGARVTGYVVNQYGIFGGGDAGDESDRFDVQWTLADIAKPPASDAVVATLEIPHDIEAMRVTDPDAAHEWRLRLRGEIEQLLGRGLRVAGFETGRGYLFCE; encoded by the coding sequence GTGCGAACCATCCGTGATCTCGACACCGTGGAACTCATCATCGACGCGCAGGGCCTGCTGGATTCGATCCGCGGCCCCGAACGCGTGATCGACGCGGGCACGCTGCGCGCGCTGCAGCAGTCGGGCAACTACGTCGTCGGCCTGTTCGACGGGGACGACGGCGACGAGCGCATGGTCGGGGCTTCGGTGGCGTTCTTCGGCGCACCCGGCAGGCGCACCATGCACTCGCACATCACCGCGCTGATCCCCGAGTACCGCGGCCGCGGCTGGGGGCGCGAGCTCAAGGAGCACCAGCGGCAGTGGGCGTTCTCCCGCGAGGTCGGGCACATCACGTGGACCTTCGACCCGCTGGTCGCCCGCAACGCGCACTTCTTCCTCACCGTGCTCGGCGCGCGCGTGACCGGATACGTCGTGAACCAGTACGGCATCTTCGGCGGCGGCGACGCGGGTGATGAGAGCGACCGTTTCGACGTGCAGTGGACGCTCGCCGACATCGCCAAGCCCCCGGCATCCGATGCGGTGGTCGCGACCCTCGAGATCCCGCACGACATCGAGGCCATGCGGGTCACCGACCCGGATGCTGCGCACGAGTGGCGACTGCGCCTGCGCGGCGAGATCGAGCAGCTGCTCGGCCGCGGTCTGCGCGTCGCCGGCTTCGAGACCGGCCGCGGCTACCTGTTCTGCGAGTGA
- a CDS encoding alpha-mannosidase, which yields MHEETSLTVGRVNRVLTERVRPAIHSSRVPLEIAAHVLPGEPIAPAEGLALEFEPFTAGSMWGPAWSTTWFRVRGQVPADWAGKRIEAIIDLGFDINMPGFQCEALAYRPDGTPMKSINPRNQWVAIEAGPGRAVEFYLEGAANPVLLDYHPFLPTQEGDIRTSSSEPLYRVRHMDLAVFEAEVFELSLDLEVLIELQAELPETSPRRMRILQALDNALDALDLQRIVETAAEARGQLTEVLAAPADASAHRIAAIGHAHIDSAWLWPVRETIRKVARTTSSMTTLIDEQPDFLYGMSSAQQYAWIKEHRPEVFARVKDAVAGGRFLPLGGMWVESDTVMPTGESLVRQFSHGQRFFEREFGIRSKGVWLPDSFGYSPALPQLMRRAGFEWFFTQKISWNQRNVFPHHSFLWEGIDGSRMFTHFPSMDTYNSQLSGMEVAKASRQFKENRVATMSVAPVGWGDGGGGTTREMTGKAQRLADLEGSARVEWKHPDAFFADARAELTDPAVWVGELYLELHRGTLTSQHATKALHRWAEQALIEAELWAATAAVQQGAEYDHEEFDRLWQLVLLHEFHDILPGTSIAWVHREAVEVLAGVITDAEALSIAAREVLAGSGDTLLRFTPTSVGTASGTRALGATAVKPSDFESGPASISERPDGFVLENELVAVHVSAEGLITSAVDKATGRETIPAGKPANLFQLHQDFPNMWDAWDIDRYYRNRVDDITSVTSISGTIIDGAATIVVTREFSQSRIEQTIVLRPDSRTVLLLNDIDWNETEKLLKLAFPLDLFARDTLAETQFGFQRRVTHVNTSWEAAKFETSMHRFVLAQEDDGFGAALVNDSIYGYDTSREVDGDDVTTTIRLSLLRAPRFPDPDTDHGRHEIEVGLVIGADAEIATAEGIRLNAPATLVRGANEVEPLVSITGDGVVVSSVKLADDRSGDVIVRLYESLGRRTTGALSVGFEHTGIREVSLIEDELDDARTGGEFSLKPFEVRTLRIARG from the coding sequence GTGCACGAAGAGACCTCCCTCACTGTCGGACGCGTGAATCGGGTGCTGACCGAACGCGTCCGCCCCGCGATCCACTCCTCGCGGGTGCCGCTCGAGATCGCCGCCCATGTGCTGCCCGGCGAACCCATCGCCCCGGCTGAGGGGCTGGCGCTGGAGTTCGAGCCGTTCACGGCGGGCAGCATGTGGGGCCCCGCCTGGAGCACCACCTGGTTCCGGGTGCGGGGCCAGGTGCCGGCCGACTGGGCAGGCAAGCGCATCGAGGCGATCATCGACCTCGGCTTCGACATCAACATGCCCGGCTTCCAGTGCGAGGCTCTCGCCTACCGCCCCGACGGCACCCCGATGAAGAGCATCAACCCGCGCAACCAGTGGGTGGCGATCGAGGCCGGGCCGGGCCGGGCCGTGGAGTTCTACCTCGAGGGCGCCGCCAACCCGGTGCTGCTCGACTACCACCCGTTCCTGCCGACGCAGGAGGGCGACATCCGCACCTCCTCGTCCGAGCCGCTGTATCGCGTACGGCACATGGATCTCGCCGTGTTCGAGGCCGAGGTCTTCGAGCTCTCGCTCGACCTCGAGGTGCTCATCGAACTGCAGGCCGAGCTGCCCGAGACCAGTCCGCGCCGCATGCGCATCCTGCAGGCGCTCGACAACGCCCTCGACGCCCTCGACCTGCAGCGCATCGTGGAGACTGCGGCCGAGGCGCGCGGGCAGCTGACCGAGGTACTCGCCGCACCGGCCGACGCGAGCGCCCACCGCATCGCCGCGATCGGCCACGCGCACATCGACTCGGCGTGGCTGTGGCCCGTGCGCGAGACGATCCGCAAGGTCGCCCGCACCACCTCGTCGATGACGACGCTCATCGACGAGCAGCCCGACTTCCTGTACGGCATGTCGAGCGCCCAGCAGTACGCCTGGATCAAGGAGCACCGGCCCGAGGTCTTCGCCCGGGTGAAGGATGCCGTCGCCGGCGGCCGCTTCCTGCCACTGGGCGGCATGTGGGTCGAGTCCGACACGGTCATGCCGACCGGCGAGTCGCTGGTGCGCCAGTTCTCGCACGGCCAGCGGTTCTTCGAGCGCGAGTTCGGCATCCGCTCGAAGGGCGTGTGGCTGCCCGACAGCTTCGGCTACTCCCCCGCACTGCCGCAGCTCATGCGCCGGGCCGGCTTCGAGTGGTTCTTCACGCAGAAGATCTCGTGGAACCAGCGCAACGTCTTCCCGCACCACAGCTTCCTGTGGGAGGGCATCGACGGCTCGCGGATGTTCACGCACTTCCCGTCGATGGACACCTACAACTCGCAGCTGTCCGGCATGGAGGTCGCCAAGGCGAGCCGCCAGTTCAAGGAGAACCGCGTCGCGACGATGTCGGTGGCGCCGGTCGGCTGGGGCGACGGCGGCGGCGGGACAACCCGCGAGATGACCGGCAAGGCGCAGCGATTGGCCGACCTCGAGGGTTCGGCACGCGTCGAGTGGAAGCATCCGGATGCCTTCTTCGCCGACGCCCGCGCCGAGCTGACCGACCCCGCCGTCTGGGTGGGCGAGCTCTACCTCGAGCTGCACCGCGGCACGCTCACCAGCCAGCACGCCACCAAGGCGCTGCACCGCTGGGCCGAGCAGGCGCTCATCGAGGCCGAACTGTGGGCGGCCACCGCTGCCGTGCAGCAGGGCGCCGAGTACGACCACGAGGAGTTCGACCGGCTGTGGCAGCTCGTGCTGCTGCACGAGTTCCACGACATCCTGCCCGGTACGTCGATCGCCTGGGTGCACCGTGAGGCCGTCGAGGTGCTCGCGGGGGTGATCACAGATGCCGAGGCGCTGTCGATCGCGGCCCGCGAGGTGCTCGCCGGCTCCGGCGACACCCTGCTGCGGTTCACGCCCACCTCGGTGGGCACGGCATCCGGCACCCGCGCTCTGGGCGCGACGGCGGTGAAGCCGTCGGACTTCGAGAGCGGCCCCGCGAGCATCTCCGAGCGGCCCGACGGTTTCGTGCTCGAGAACGAGCTCGTCGCCGTGCACGTCTCGGCCGAGGGCCTGATCACCTCGGCCGTCGACAAGGCGACCGGACGCGAGACGATCCCCGCCGGGAAGCCCGCGAACCTGTTCCAGCTGCACCAGGACTTCCCGAACATGTGGGATGCCTGGGACATCGACCGCTACTACCGCAACCGCGTCGACGACATCACCTCGGTGACGTCGATCTCGGGCACGATCATCGACGGTGCGGCGACGATCGTCGTCACCCGCGAGTTCTCGCAGTCCAGGATTGAGCAGACGATCGTGCTGCGTCCCGACTCGCGCACGGTGCTGCTGCTGAACGACATCGACTGGAACGAGACCGAGAAGCTGCTCAAGCTCGCCTTCCCGCTCGACCTGTTCGCCCGCGACACGCTCGCCGAGACGCAGTTCGGCTTCCAGCGCCGCGTCACCCACGTGAACACGAGCTGGGAGGCGGCGAAGTTCGAGACCTCGATGCACCGCTTCGTGCTCGCCCAGGAGGACGACGGCTTCGGCGCCGCGCTCGTGAACGACTCGATCTACGGGTACGACACGTCGCGCGAGGTCGACGGCGACGACGTCACGACGACGATCCGCCTGTCGCTGCTGCGCGCCCCGCGCTTCCCCGACCCCGACACCGACCACGGCCGTCACGAGATCGAGGTCGGCCTGGTGATCGGAGCGGATGCCGAGATCGCCACCGCCGAGGGCATCCGCCTCAACGCCCCGGCCACGCTGGTGCGCGGCGCGAACGAGGTCGAGCCGCTCGTCTCGATCACCGGCGACGGCGTCGTGGTGTCGTCGGTGAAGCTCGCCGACGACCGCTCGGGCGACGTGATCGTGCGCCTCTACGAGTCGCTGGGCCGTCGCACCACGGGCGCCCTGTCGGTGGGCTTCGAGCACACCGGCATCCGCGAGGTGTCGCTGATCGAGGACGAACTCGACGACGCCCGCACCGGCGGCGAGTTCTCACTCAAGCCGTTCGAGGTGCGCACGCTGCGCATCGCGCGGGGCTGA
- a CDS encoding glycoside hydrolase 5 family protein — MSATHSAAPLRFGANYTPSTNWMHSWLSLNLDDVRRDFAGLAELGLDHVRIFPLWTVLQPNRSLIRPEAVADVRAVVDVGAEFGLDVSVDVIQGHLSSFDFVPSWLYTWHDKNMFTHPDALSGQVALVERLAAALREAPNFLGFTTGNETNQFSASVHPSPWPVTTPEAANWITTLLDAAEAGAPEQEHVHSEYDAAWYLDGHGFTPALAARLGAMTTVHSWIFNGTAQRYGGRSAASDRHAEYMIEVSRAFATDPQRRTWLQEVGAPSNCLTDDEMPGFLEATVRHAARTENLWGVTWWCSHDVSRSLVDFPDLEYTLGLIDQSGAAKPIGRRFAEIIPELRARTPRVPRALGIVIEVDEHDTPVSRGALAPGGPVFEAWVTACENGADATFVTSKDAVDPAALAARGITELVRPDLSQDVPAYASNNTVVD; from the coding sequence ATGTCCGCGACTCACTCCGCCGCGCCGCTGCGCTTCGGCGCCAACTACACGCCGTCGACGAATTGGATGCACTCCTGGCTGTCGCTGAACCTCGATGACGTCCGTCGCGACTTCGCCGGACTGGCCGAGCTCGGCCTCGACCACGTGCGGATCTTCCCGCTGTGGACGGTGCTGCAGCCCAACCGCTCGCTGATCCGACCCGAGGCGGTCGCCGACGTGCGGGCGGTCGTCGACGTGGGCGCCGAGTTCGGTCTCGACGTCAGCGTCGATGTCATCCAGGGGCACCTGTCGAGCTTCGATTTCGTGCCGTCATGGCTGTACACCTGGCACGACAAGAACATGTTCACGCACCCCGACGCCCTCAGCGGCCAGGTCGCCCTGGTCGAGCGGCTGGCGGCGGCACTGCGCGAGGCGCCGAACTTCCTCGGCTTCACCACGGGCAACGAGACCAACCAGTTCTCGGCGTCGGTGCACCCCTCGCCGTGGCCCGTGACCACGCCCGAGGCGGCGAACTGGATCACCACGCTGCTCGATGCGGCCGAGGCCGGCGCACCCGAGCAGGAGCATGTGCACAGCGAGTACGACGCGGCCTGGTACCTCGACGGGCACGGCTTCACCCCCGCACTGGCCGCGCGACTGGGCGCGATGACGACCGTGCACTCCTGGATCTTCAACGGCACCGCGCAGCGCTACGGCGGCCGCTCAGCGGCATCCGATCGCCATGCCGAGTACATGATCGAGGTGTCGCGCGCGTTCGCGACCGACCCGCAGCGCCGCACCTGGCTGCAGGAGGTCGGGGCGCCCTCGAACTGCCTGACCGATGACGAGATGCCCGGTTTCCTCGAGGCGACCGTGCGGCACGCGGCCCGCACCGAGAACCTGTGGGGCGTCACCTGGTGGTGCTCGCACGACGTGAGCCGGTCGCTGGTCGACTTCCCCGACCTGGAGTACACGCTCGGGCTCATCGACCAGTCCGGCGCCGCCAAGCCCATCGGGCGCCGCTTCGCCGAGATCATCCCCGAACTGCGCGCCCGCACGCCGCGCGTGCCGCGCGCGCTCGGCATCGTGATCGAGGTCGACGAGCACGACACCCCGGTCAGCCGCGGCGCTCTCGCGCCGGGCGGTCCGGTCTTCGAGGCCTGGGTCACGGCGTGCGAGAACGGGGCGGACGCCACGTTCGTCACCTCGAAGGATGCCGTCGACCCGGCCGCCCTCGCCGCGCGCGGCATCACCGAGCTGGTGCGCCCCGACCTGTCGCAGGACGTGCCGGCCTACGCCTCGAACAACACTGTCGTCGACTGA